The Thioalkalivibrio thiocyanodenitrificans ARhD 1 genome window below encodes:
- a CDS encoding OmpA family protein has product MRKHGVMAALSGGLVATLVAGVVAASQDIDGAGDHPDVPRAAGSHIVYQDHVDFDRVTVPVGPYSRDGFEDVEVMEGEVLSLSYVFDNPDVATLRVKRSYLQALEERGFEILFKGSEDELSGGAGRLFFRESGLYERGARDCCRIANRDRQVRYIAARSGKGDVLAAIAVFNARGVEGPAVSKAIVTAREMDATMDHQPLTAGEMETGLVQDGRVAVQNILFAVNSAEILPESIEALETIAELMRDRPEMNLLVVGHTDNTGDYAYNVALSLERAQSVVSWLAGEAGVARERLQAAGAGMMAPVTTNRTEEGRARNRRVELVERGGDA; this is encoded by the coding sequence ATGAGAAAACACGGTGTGATGGCCGCCTTGAGCGGCGGGCTTGTGGCGACGCTGGTGGCGGGGGTTGTTGCGGCTTCGCAGGATATTGACGGGGCGGGCGATCATCCCGATGTCCCCCGCGCCGCCGGTTCCCACATCGTGTACCAGGATCATGTGGATTTTGATCGCGTCACGGTCCCCGTAGGCCCGTATTCGCGTGACGGCTTCGAAGATGTCGAGGTGATGGAGGGCGAGGTCCTGAGCCTAAGCTATGTATTCGACAACCCGGATGTGGCAACGCTTCGCGTGAAACGCAGCTATCTGCAGGCGCTGGAGGAGCGGGGGTTCGAGATCCTGTTCAAGGGCAGCGAGGATGAACTGTCCGGCGGCGCGGGGCGGCTGTTTTTCCGGGAGTCGGGTCTGTACGAGCGCGGGGCCAGGGACTGCTGCCGCATTGCCAATCGCGATCGTCAGGTGCGTTATATCGCGGCGCGGTCCGGGAAGGGTGATGTGCTGGCGGCGATCGCCGTGTTCAATGCGCGGGGCGTCGAGGGGCCGGCGGTCTCGAAGGCGATCGTCACTGCACGGGAGATGGACGCGACCATGGATCATCAGCCCCTGACGGCGGGTGAAATGGAGACGGGACTGGTGCAGGACGGCCGCGTGGCGGTGCAGAACATCCTGTTTGCCGTGAACAGCGCCGAGATCCTGCCGGAATCGATCGAGGCACTGGAGACGATCGCTGAGCTGATGCGCGATCGCCCGGAGATGAACCTCCTGGTCGTGGGGCATACCGACAACACCGGGGATTACGCATACAACGTGGCATTGTCGCTGGAGCGCGCACAATCGGTGGTGAGCTGGCTGGCCGGGGAGGCCGGTGTTGCCCGTGAGCGTCTGCAGGCGGCCGGCGCCGGCATGATGGCGCCGGTCACCACCAACCGCACCGAGGAGGGCCGTGCCCGGAACCGTCGCGTGGAACTGGTCGAGCGCGGGGGTGACGCGTGA
- a CDS encoding cytochrome P450: MNDRHWFDPFEPCFASQRYARYQWFREHAPIARGRSPFPGFPEAVYLFSHETVRMCLTHRALLQAPDTEMYRITRRSLMSDPVFGLLSKAVLFTDPPVHGTLRRPMTRAMTATAAAQREASLRTRAEALVQAFEDRGHFDLVTDFATPYIVGAIGELLGLTLTDIPALKRQTTEMARALDLRTCEARPARNVSSAPELAQWVECALDTTLVSDEGLCATFLEHYDSGQWTRADVITNMVFLLFAGQETAVDALGNATLAIARHPGCWDAVTSGAVASLDAVDELLRYDPSLQFSSARVSAEPVELTGTVIPAGIPVIAVLASANRDPEVFDEPDNLRLDRRTGPGMTFGHGIHRCAGAHVARVEIAIALETLMRRLPAWGIDEGSVVERDAITFRGHTSIPITLHTAGAKGLPVSR, translated from the coding sequence ATGAATGACAGGCACTGGTTCGACCCGTTCGAACCCTGTTTCGCCAGCCAGCGCTATGCACGTTACCAATGGTTTCGGGAACACGCACCGATCGCCCGGGGCCGTTCGCCATTCCCGGGGTTCCCTGAAGCGGTATACCTGTTTTCGCACGAAACGGTGCGTATGTGCCTCACTCATCGCGCGTTGCTGCAGGCGCCGGACACGGAAATGTATCGGATCACCCGTCGTTCCCTGATGTCCGATCCAGTGTTCGGGCTGCTCTCGAAAGCCGTCCTGTTCACCGATCCCCCGGTTCACGGGACCCTTCGTCGTCCCATGACACGGGCCATGACCGCGACGGCCGCAGCGCAGCGCGAAGCGTCCCTGCGGACCCGGGCCGAGGCGCTTGTGCAAGCCTTCGAGGACCGCGGTCACTTCGATCTCGTGACCGATTTCGCGACACCGTACATCGTAGGCGCCATCGGAGAGCTTCTGGGCCTGACCTTGACCGATATTCCGGCACTTAAACGCCAGACCACGGAGATGGCCAGGGCTCTCGATCTCAGGACCTGTGAGGCTCGCCCGGCGCGAAACGTATCCTCGGCCCCGGAGCTTGCGCAATGGGTCGAGTGCGCACTCGATACCACGCTGGTTTCAGACGAGGGGCTCTGCGCCACGTTTCTGGAACATTACGACAGCGGACAGTGGACGCGCGCCGACGTGATCACCAACATGGTGTTCCTGCTGTTCGCGGGACAGGAGACGGCCGTGGACGCACTCGGCAATGCCACCCTCGCGATCGCCCGGCATCCCGGCTGCTGGGATGCCGTCACCTCCGGGGCCGTCGCCAGCCTGGACGCGGTCGACGAACTGCTGCGGTACGACCCCTCGCTACAATTCTCCAGCGCCCGGGTAAGCGCCGAACCCGTCGAACTGACAGGCACGGTCATCCCCGCCGGCATCCCCGTCATCGCCGTACTCGCGAGCGCCAACCGGGACCCGGAAGTCTTCGACGAACCGGACAACCTCCGGCTCGACCGTCGGACGGGCCCGGGCATGACCTTTGGTCATGGCATCCATCGCTGTGCCGGCGCGCATGTCGCCCGCGTCGAGATCGCCATCGCCCTGGAGACACTGATGCGGCGGCTTCCGGCCTGGGGGATCGACGAAGGCTCGGTCGTCGAACGCGACGCGATCACGTTCCGCGGTCACACCTCGATACCCATCACACTTCACACGGCAGGCGCGAAAGGGTTACCGGTTTCCCGCTGA
- a CDS encoding ATP-grasp domain-containing protein — MIFYVCVARHARTLAALVTHYRPDLRRCLRVVPYSRMDLLLSVGSGIVIWTDLDRLDRSVRARACAMHDVLVERGISTLNHPTASLTRFPLLQALAAEGRNPFRVFRPDACPSDLRFPVFLRRESGFMGSCPELLADASALHTALEALRRSGADRDDWMVVEYSAEPGPDGYFRKYGAFRIGSDIFPQHCFINRHWFVKHAYDRLGEAHRREHLQYVTENPHVNWIREIFDRAGITYGRIDYGETRGRLQVFEINTNPTVLNHPQTRFDPDLQPYADRYADTLIALANRHLAGSGPDIVPMIDRVNRLIMLRLHVSSRRSRLRRFLRGWCGGLRRAER, encoded by the coding sequence ATGATATTTTACGTGTGCGTGGCAAGGCACGCCAGAACGCTTGCCGCTCTGGTTACACATTACCGTCCGGATCTTCGCCGCTGTCTGCGCGTCGTTCCCTACAGCCGAATGGACCTCCTGCTGAGCGTGGGGTCGGGGATCGTCATCTGGACCGACCTGGATCGTCTTGACCGATCTGTGCGCGCCAGGGCATGTGCCATGCATGATGTCCTGGTGGAGAGAGGTATCTCCACGCTCAATCATCCCACGGCGAGCCTCACGAGGTTCCCCTTGCTTCAGGCCCTCGCGGCGGAGGGAAGGAACCCTTTCCGGGTCTTCCGTCCCGATGCCTGTCCGTCCGACTTGCGCTTTCCGGTGTTTCTTCGCCGGGAATCCGGGTTCATGGGCTCCTGTCCGGAACTACTGGCCGATGCATCCGCATTGCACACGGCTCTGGAGGCGCTGCGCCGCTCCGGAGCCGATCGTGATGACTGGATGGTGGTTGAGTATTCCGCGGAGCCGGGGCCAGACGGATACTTCCGGAAGTACGGGGCTTTCCGAATCGGTTCGGACATTTTTCCACAGCACTGCTTCATCAACAGGCACTGGTTCGTCAAGCACGCCTACGACAGGCTTGGGGAGGCCCACAGGCGAGAGCACCTGCAGTATGTCACTGAGAATCCGCACGTGAACTGGATTCGGGAGATATTCGACCGCGCCGGGATCACATATGGCCGCATCGATTACGGAGAGACCAGGGGCCGGTTGCAAGTCTTCGAGATTAATACCAACCCTACTGTGCTGAATCATCCGCAGACGCGATTTGATCCTGACCTCCAGCCCTATGCCGATCGATATGCGGACACCCTTATTGCATTGGCAAACCGGCATCTGGCTGGTTCGGGGCCGGATATCGTTCCCATGATCGATCGGGTAAACCGATTGATCATGCTGCGCTTGCATGTGTCGAGCCGCAGGTCCCGGTTGCGCCGGTTTCTCCGGGGCTGGTGCGGAGGGTTGCGCCGGGCGGAACGCTGA
- a CDS encoding dihydrolipoyl dehydrogenase: MEKHVDVAIIGAGSAGLYALSQVRKATQSYVLIDGGVLGTTCARVGCMPSKAAIQVGEDFHRRSLFDRMGIEGGDTLGLNAPEALEHVRDLRDIFVDKVLSNSTDKMGEEFLTGHARFLSPTELQVDEDRIHARAVVIATGSRPVVPGDWKAFGDRILTTDELFELEDLPASLAVIGLGTIGLEMGQTLARMGVDVTGVDQLDHIAGLQDPEVRQAAIDILGKEFPLWLGTAAQISEEDGGLRIRAGENSVRVDRVLAAMGRRPNVQELGLENLGVDLDERGLPAFNPHTMQVGDLPVFIAGDVTGEAAILHEAGAEGRIAGFNAVQERVVAFRRQTPLAINFCDPNIAVAGTAWNDLDPDRTAVGEVKLGPLGRALIMGRNKGMIRVYADKEDGRLLGASLIAPRGEHLAHLLAWSIQQGLTVFDLLRMPFYHPTVEEGLQAALYDLQGKVTRQPDAPVEMERL, encoded by the coding sequence ATGGAGAAACACGTCGACGTCGCCATCATCGGAGCCGGAAGCGCCGGCCTGTACGCCCTCTCGCAGGTGCGCAAGGCCACGCAGAGCTACGTGCTGATCGACGGCGGGGTGCTGGGCACCACCTGCGCCCGCGTCGGCTGCATGCCCTCCAAGGCCGCCATCCAGGTGGGCGAGGATTTCCACCGCCGCAGCCTGTTCGACCGTATGGGCATCGAAGGCGGCGACACGCTCGGGCTCAACGCACCCGAGGCCCTGGAGCATGTGCGCGACCTGCGTGACATATTCGTCGACAAGGTGCTGAGCAACAGCACCGACAAGATGGGTGAGGAGTTTCTCACGGGCCATGCCCGCTTTCTCTCCCCCACGGAACTGCAGGTCGATGAGGATCGCATTCACGCCCGGGCAGTGGTCATCGCCACCGGCTCGCGGCCAGTGGTCCCCGGAGACTGGAAGGCCTTCGGTGACCGCATCCTCACCACCGACGAACTGTTCGAACTGGAGGATCTGCCCGCCTCCCTGGCGGTGATCGGCCTGGGCACCATCGGCCTGGAGATGGGCCAGACCCTGGCCCGGATGGGCGTGGACGTCACCGGTGTCGATCAGCTGGACCATATTGCCGGTCTGCAGGATCCGGAGGTGCGACAGGCGGCCATCGACATCCTGGGCAAGGAGTTCCCGCTCTGGCTGGGCACCGCCGCTCAGATCAGCGAGGAGGACGGCGGCCTGCGCATCCGGGCCGGGGAGAATTCCGTGCGGGTGGACCGGGTGCTGGCCGCCATGGGCCGGCGTCCCAATGTGCAGGAGCTGGGACTGGAGAACCTCGGCGTCGATCTGGATGAACGCGGACTGCCCGCCTTCAACCCCCACACCATGCAGGTGGGCGACCTGCCGGTATTCATTGCCGGCGATGTCACCGGCGAAGCCGCCATCCTGCATGAAGCCGGCGCCGAGGGCCGCATCGCCGGCTTCAACGCGGTGCAGGAACGCGTGGTGGCCTTCAGGCGCCAGACACCGCTGGCCATTAATTTCTGCGATCCGAATATCGCCGTGGCGGGCACCGCCTGGAACGACCTGGACCCGGACCGCACCGCGGTCGGCGAGGTGAAGCTCGGCCCCCTGGGGCGCGCGCTCATCATGGGCAGGAACAAGGGCATGATCCGGGTCTACGCGGACAAGGAGGACGGCCGCCTGCTGGGCGCGAGCCTGATCGCCCCCCGGGGCGAGCATCTCGCCCACCTGCTGGCATGGTCGATCCAGCAGGGCCTCACGGTGTTCGACCTGCTGCGCATGCCCTTCTACCACCCCACCGTCGAGGAAGGTCTGCAGGCGGCCCTCTATGATCTGCAGGGCAAGGTCACGCGCCAGCCCGACGCCCCCGTGGAAATGGAGCGGCTCTAG
- a CDS encoding sll1863 family stress response protein produces MKHATMIRWSLIISLLAVPGLAPVIHADTPAEKPSAEQVRQDARELMDSLRTYSAEQRDEAIEKTARALERLDARIEALDARMRANWDRMDKAAREQARDNLETLRRHRDQVADRYDALKESSADSWDRVRKGFSDAYQALHDAWTQSEEDLGDDP; encoded by the coding sequence ATGAAACATGCAACCATGATCCGTTGGTCCCTGATCATCTCCCTGCTCGCGGTTCCGGGGTTGGCCCCCGTGATCCACGCGGACACCCCTGCTGAAAAACCCAGCGCAGAGCAGGTGAGACAGGATGCGCGGGAACTGATGGACTCGCTCAGGACCTATTCGGCTGAACAGCGCGACGAAGCCATCGAGAAGACGGCCAGGGCCCTCGAGCGTCTCGATGCACGCATCGAAGCGCTCGACGCGCGCATGCGTGCCAACTGGGACAGGATGGACAAGGCGGCACGCGAGCAGGCCCGGGACAACCTCGAGACACTGCGCAGGCATCGGGATCAGGTGGCCGACCGCTACGATGCCCTGAAGGAGAGTTCGGCCGATTCCTGGGATCGGGTGAGGAAAGGTTTTTCGGATGCCTACCAGGCATTGCACGACGCCTGGACCCAATCGGAAGAAGACCTCGGCGACGACCCATGA
- a CDS encoding mechanosensitive ion channel family protein: MDMATVGEFWDLVVVVWREGVFGVNIAGVLIALLIFSVFMVLRNFFSRFVLRLLERAASRTKTDLDDSIVAALYEPIRFIPVVMGIFFALSVLDVEEGAREFFYNLNRSLIAFTLFWAFYRITTPVSAVLLKAEGVLTRPMVEWIVKAAKIAFIVLGVATILELWGIAVGPIIAGLGLFGVAVALGAQDLFKNLIAGLFVIGERRFHPGDWINVDGVVEGTVQQIGFRTTTVRRFDRAPVYVPNARLADNAVTNFSRMSHRRIRWMVGVEYRTSLEQLRQIRDGIERYILDCEEIADPSEVPTFVRIDSFNDSSIDILVYCFTNTIVWGDWLEIKERLAYAIKEIVEGAGTGFAFPSRSIYLETLPDAPEVFPLSPPPEKASASA; the protein is encoded by the coding sequence ATGGATATGGCAACAGTGGGGGAGTTCTGGGACCTGGTGGTGGTGGTCTGGCGGGAGGGGGTGTTCGGCGTCAATATCGCGGGCGTTCTGATCGCCCTGCTGATTTTCTCTGTCTTCATGGTGCTGAGGAATTTCTTCAGCCGTTTTGTGCTGCGCCTGCTTGAGCGTGCGGCTTCCCGCACGAAGACGGATCTCGATGACAGCATCGTGGCCGCACTGTATGAACCGATCCGGTTCATACCCGTTGTCATGGGGATTTTCTTTGCGCTGAGCGTACTGGACGTGGAGGAGGGGGCTCGGGAATTCTTCTACAATCTGAACCGGTCGCTGATCGCCTTCACCCTGTTCTGGGCGTTCTACCGGATCACGACGCCGGTGAGCGCGGTGCTGCTGAAGGCCGAAGGCGTGCTCACGCGGCCCATGGTGGAGTGGATCGTCAAGGCGGCGAAGATTGCCTTCATTGTGCTGGGCGTGGCGACGATCCTCGAGCTGTGGGGCATCGCCGTAGGTCCGATCATCGCCGGCCTGGGTCTGTTCGGTGTGGCCGTCGCCCTGGGTGCGCAGGATCTGTTCAAGAACCTGATTGCGGGGCTGTTCGTGATCGGTGAGCGCCGCTTTCATCCGGGCGACTGGATCAACGTGGATGGCGTTGTGGAGGGCACCGTGCAGCAGATCGGGTTTCGTACCACGACCGTGCGCCGTTTCGACCGTGCCCCGGTCTACGTGCCGAATGCCCGTCTGGCGGATAACGCGGTGACCAATTTCTCCCGCATGAGCCATCGCCGCATCCGCTGGATGGTGGGCGTCGAGTACCGGACTTCCCTTGAGCAGCTCAGGCAGATCCGGGACGGAATCGAACGCTACATTCTCGACTGCGAGGAGATTGCGGATCCGTCCGAGGTGCCGACCTTCGTGCGGATCGACTCCTTCAATGACAGTTCCATCGACATCCTGGTCTATTGCTTTACCAACACGATCGTCTGGGGCGACTGGCTGGAGATCAAGGAGCGGCTTGCCTATGCCATCAAGGAGATCGTGGAAGGGGCGGGGACGGGATTCGCCTTCCCGAGCCGCTCGATCTATCTGGAAACTCTGCCGGATGCCCCCGAGGTCTTTCCCCTCTCGCCGCCGCCCGAGAAGGCATCGGCATCGGCGTGA
- the msrB gene encoding peptide-methionine (R)-S-oxide reductase MsrB has product MRDTPLIPARRRLLAALGLAFSASWLKGCGDPAGAGGDLPFEPLDLSDARWREILTAAQYRILRREGTEPPFSSPLDKEYGDGTYVCAGCFLPLFSSAHKYDSGTGWPSFRQPINATHVGTRRDFRLIIPRTEYHCARCGGHQGHVFDDGPPPTGQRWCNNGLALAFVPAGRPMPGLRPAEDG; this is encoded by the coding sequence ATGAGGGACACACCGCTCATTCCGGCCCGCCGGCGATTGCTGGCCGCCCTTGGCCTGGCATTTTCGGCATCCTGGCTGAAGGGCTGCGGCGATCCTGCCGGGGCCGGCGGGGATCTGCCGTTCGAGCCGCTGGACCTGAGCGATGCGCGGTGGCGGGAGATCCTCACCGCGGCCCAGTACCGCATCCTGCGCCGCGAAGGCACCGAGCCGCCGTTCTCCAGTCCGCTGGACAAGGAGTATGGTGACGGCACGTATGTCTGCGCCGGCTGTTTCCTGCCGCTGTTCTCCAGTGCCCACAAGTACGATTCGGGCACCGGCTGGCCGAGCTTCCGGCAGCCCATCAACGCGACCCATGTGGGCACCAGACGCGATTTCCGGTTGATTATCCCGCGCACCGAGTATCACTGCGCCCGCTGCGGCGGCCACCAGGGCCATGTATTCGATGACGGCCCCCCGCCCACTGGCCAGCGCTGGTGCAACAACGGTCTGGCGCTGGCGTTCGTGCCCGCCGGCAGGCCGATGCCCGGGCTGAGGCCCGCGGAAGACGGCTGA
- a CDS encoding bactofilin family protein, with product MAMFDIGKRSSGSDQNPKDEGGNFFDTPDTPREGVAPPRSGIASRSRDAAIVGPSIHIEGTLRGEEDLIIEGRVSGTVKLQGHSLTVGTHGQINADIYAHTVVVEGTVEGNLFGAERVVIRQSANIRGNITAPRVSLEEGARFKGAIEMDAQVVEEAMGTTRSRSAATGQGSAGSSAGAGATPSGPSSSTESDKSGAADKLSSGGKAGSTAG from the coding sequence ATGGCCATGTTTGATATCGGTAAACGCAGTTCCGGCAGTGATCAGAACCCGAAGGACGAAGGCGGGAATTTCTTTGATACACCCGACACGCCCAGGGAAGGGGTCGCGCCGCCCCGGTCGGGCATCGCGTCACGCAGCCGGGACGCCGCCATCGTCGGACCATCGATTCACATCGAGGGTACCCTGCGCGGTGAGGAGGACCTGATCATCGAAGGGCGGGTCAGCGGTACGGTGAAACTCCAGGGGCACAGCCTGACGGTCGGCACCCATGGTCAGATCAATGCCGACATCTACGCCCATACCGTCGTGGTGGAGGGCACCGTGGAAGGGAATCTGTTCGGAGCCGAACGGGTCGTGATCAGGCAGTCGGCGAATATTCGCGGCAATATCACCGCGCCGCGTGTCAGCCTTGAAGAGGGCGCGCGTTTCAAGGGCGCCATCGAGATGGATGCCCAGGTCGTGGAGGAAGCCATGGGGACGACCAGGTCCAGGTCTGCCGCCACGGGCCAGGGAAGTGCGGGTAGTTCAGCAGGTGCGGGTGCAACGCCGTCGGGCCCTTCGTCGTCCACCGAGTCCGACAAGTCCGGAGCCGCAGACAAGTTGTCATCCGGCGGCAAGGCCGGCAGTACCGCGGGTTGA
- a CDS encoding amidohydrolase family protein: protein MEPVGYKYISADNHLNTPWLPPDLWQERLPKRLREDGPRVIETDLGSYWVWEGQLRKISAVGSNWKKLVDDEFGRVELPVGALPPSDARLAARHMDIAGIHAALFYGDTRKWKVDNPELLVEMYRAYNDLCLELSSVVPGRLIYLPNLPTANPDAALREFRRLVGQGVRAVEFSVFDAGRPLASGVWEPLWAEAEDQGIVICSHTGHGAGVPRPPNRDGASLAAHATAPFVAARPVADMIFGGVFERYPRLMWVMAESRIGWLPFLFAWMDRQCEIRRPDETVGLGMLPSEYVRRNIRFTFENDVVGARLLEHDWSLLTETVMWCCDYPHPQNVWPDPDPVVEKMMGNLDRATRDLILHGRAAELFGIDFPRTPEHA, encoded by the coding sequence ATGGAGCCTGTCGGCTACAAGTATATCTCGGCGGACAATCACCTCAACACGCCCTGGCTACCCCCGGATCTGTGGCAGGAGCGGTTGCCGAAGCGCTTGCGGGAAGACGGGCCGCGGGTCATCGAGACCGATCTTGGCAGCTATTGGGTATGGGAGGGGCAGCTCAGGAAGATATCCGCGGTCGGCTCCAACTGGAAGAAGCTTGTTGACGACGAGTTCGGTCGGGTCGAGCTGCCCGTCGGCGCACTCCCGCCCTCCGATGCACGGCTTGCCGCCCGGCACATGGATATCGCGGGGATCCATGCGGCACTCTTCTACGGAGATACGCGCAAGTGGAAGGTGGACAATCCGGAACTGCTGGTGGAGATGTATCGTGCCTACAATGATCTCTGTCTCGAATTGTCCTCGGTCGTGCCGGGCCGTCTGATCTATCTGCCCAATCTGCCGACCGCCAATCCCGACGCCGCGCTCAGGGAGTTCCGGCGCCTTGTCGGGCAGGGTGTCAGGGCAGTCGAGTTCAGTGTCTTCGATGCTGGCCGACCGTTGGCCTCCGGGGTGTGGGAACCGCTTTGGGCGGAGGCGGAGGATCAAGGCATTGTGATATGCAGCCATACCGGTCACGGTGCGGGGGTGCCGCGCCCGCCGAACCGCGATGGCGCCTCGCTCGCCGCACATGCCACTGCTCCGTTCGTGGCGGCCCGTCCGGTGGCTGATATGATTTTCGGCGGTGTCTTCGAACGGTACCCCCGGTTGATGTGGGTGATGGCGGAAAGCCGGATCGGCTGGCTGCCATTTCTTTTCGCATGGATGGATCGGCAATGTGAAATCCGCAGGCCGGATGAAACGGTCGGGCTCGGAATGCTGCCCAGCGAGTACGTCCGTCGGAACATCCGCTTTACATTCGAGAATGACGTGGTTGGGGCGCGTCTGCTGGAACATGACTGGTCCCTGCTCACCGAGACCGTCATGTGGTGTTGTGACTACCCGCATCCGCAGAATGTCTGGCCGGACCCCGATCCGGTGGTCGAGAAAATGATGGGCAACCTCGACAGGGCGACCAGAGACCTGATCCTGCATGGACGGGCGGCCGAACTGTTTGGCATCGATTTTCCGAGAACCCCCGAACACGCCTGA